In a genomic window of Macaca nemestrina isolate mMacNem1 chromosome 18, mMacNem.hap1, whole genome shotgun sequence:
- the LOC105485003 gene encoding putative short-chain dehydrogenase/reductase family 42E member 2, producing the protein MKSNPPGSSPEACKAAGQGEKSCPVCQACGEVSGPRSGLGSESGPAPKPGAIPGPGLGPKAIPGPQAGSGVAPRPGAISGTGPGLGPGPGARSVPGPGAESIPGLGAGSVPGPGTGSIPGLGVGSIPGPGAGSGPGLGAGSAPGPGSGSVPGLGAGLGHGLGAGPEAGSVPGPGAGSVPGPGAGSTPEPELGPGPRQGSGTGPKPKESTTTPTPAPQQKTQAKPTKVARQKVLVTGGGGYLGFSLGSHLAKSGTPVILLDRRRPQWELSPETEFIQADVRDEEALYRAFKGVDCVFHMASYGMSGAEKLQKEQIESINVGGTKLVIDVCVRQRVPRLIYTSTVNVAFGGKPIEQGDEDSVPYFPLDEHIDHYSRTKAIADQLTLMANGMPLPGGGALRTCVLRPPGIYGPEEQRHLPRVAGHIKKRLFMFRFGDRKARMNWVHVHNLVQAHVLAAEALTAAKGYVASGQAYYINDGESVNLFEWMAPLFEKLGYSQPWIQVPTSWVYLTAAVMEHLHLALRPICCLPPLLTRSEVRSVAVTHTFQIAKARAQLGYAPDKFKFADAVELYVQSTTRRPRGSTARTLLRLLLGLLLFLGLLALALHFLGLQPLHSSVERL; encoded by the exons ATGAAGTCCAACCCCCCAGGCTCCTCCCCAGAGGCCTGCAAAGCTGCAGGCCAGGGTGAGAAAAGCTGCCCCGTCTGCCAGGCCTGTGGAGAGGTTTCGGGTCCAAGATCTGGTTTAGGGTCTGAGTCAGGGCCTGCACCAAAGCCTGGTGCCATTCCAGGGCCTGGACTGGGGCCCAAAGCTATTCCAGGACCTCAGGCGGGTTCTGGTGTTGCTCCGAGGCCTGGTGCTATTTCAGGGACTGGACCAGGTCTAGGACCTGGGCCAGGAGCTAGGTCAGTACCTGGACCAGGAGCTGAGTCTATACCTGGTCTAGGAGCTGGGTCTGTACCTGGGCCAGGAACTGGGTCTATACCTGGTCTAGGAGTGGGGTCTATACCTGGGCCAGGAGCTGGTTCTGGACCTGGTCTAGGAGCTGGGTCTGCACCTGGGCCAGGATCTGGGTCTGTACCTGGTCTAGGAGCTGGGTTGGGACACGGTCTAGGAGCTGGGCCAGAAGCTGGGTCAGTACCTGGGCCAGGAGCTGGATCGGTACCTGGGCCAGGAGCTGGGTCTACACCTGAGCCAGAGCTAGGACCTGGGCCCAGACAGGGGTCTGGGACTGGGCCCAAACCCAAAGAGTCAACAACAACCCCAACACCAGCGCCGCAGCAGAAGACTCAAGCCAAACCCACAAAGGTTGCCAGGCAGAAGGTTCTGGTGACTGGAGGAGGAGGCTACCTGGGCTTTAGCCTGGGATCCCACCTGGCCAAGAGTGGCACTCCTGTCATTCTGCTTGATCGCCGCAGACCCCAGTGGGAACTGTCCCCGGAAACCGAGTTCATCCAG GCTGACGTCCGAGATGAAGAAGCCCTGTACCGTGCCTTCAAAGGGGTGGACTGTGTCTTCCACATGGCTTCCTATGGAATGTCTGGGGCTGAGAAG CTGCAGAAAGAGCAGATTGAGTCTATAAATGTCGGAGGCACCAAACTAGTGATTGATG TCTGTGTTCGCCAGCGGGTTCCGAGGCTCATCTATACCAGCACTGTCAACGTTGCATTTGGCGGGAAGCCCATAGAGCAGGGCGATGAGGACTCCGTGCCATATTTCCCATTGGACGAG CACATAGACCACTACTCCCGAACTAAAGCCATCGCCGACCAATTGACCCTCATGGCCAATGGGATGCCTCTCCCAG GAGGAGGCGCTCTTCGGACGTGTGTGCTCCGGCCTCCAGGGATCTACGGCCCTGAAGAGCAGAGGCACCTGCCTCGTGTGGCG GGCCACATCAAGAAGAGGCTGTTCATGTTCCGATTTGGGGACCGCAAGGCACGGATGAACTGGGTCCATGTACACAATCTGGTGCAGGCACATGTGCTGGCGGCCGAGGCCCTCACCGCGGCCAAGGGCTACGTGGCT AGTGGGCAGGCGTACTACATCAACGATGGGGAGAGCGTCAACCTCTTTGAGTGGATGGCCCCGCTG TTTGAGAAGCTGGGGTACAGCCAGCCCTGGATCCAGGTGCCTACTTCCTGGGTTTACCTGACAG CGGCAGTGATGGAGCACCTGCATCTGGCCCTGAGACCCATCTGCTGCCTCCCACCGCTGCTCACTCGGAGTGAG GTGCGCAGCGTGGCCGTGACGCACACCTTCCAGATAGCCAAGGCTCGCGCCCAGCTTGGCTATGCGCCCGACAAGTTCAAGTTCGCCGATGCAGTGGAGCTATACGTGCAGTCCACTACACGGCGGCCCCGCGGCTCCACGGCGCGGACCCTCCTGCGGCTGCTGCTCGGGCTGCTGCTGTTCCTCGGCTTGCTCGCCCTGGCCCTGCACTTCCTAGGCCTGCAGCCTCTGCACTCCTCCGTGGAGCGCCTGTga